A genomic segment from Ignavibacteriales bacterium encodes:
- a CDS encoding MATE family efflux transporter, whose protein sequence is MNFIIKKISYVINIFRLALAGNDTNILQGNINRAIILLAIPMTLEMIMESMFAIVDIFFVSKIGVNAIAVVGLTESMLTITYSLGWGLAMGTTAMIARRVGENDNDGASVAAVQSIYLALIISIPIMFTGIFFSVDLLRLMGASADVIAQGSAYTKLSLTFNLIVILLFLINGIFRGAGDAALAMRSLWVANTLNIILDPLFIFGIAFFPELGVKGAAVATIIGRSTGILYQLYHLKKGKGLIKVHKDNWQFKPEVILKLVKLSAGVTAQFIIGSASWIFLMRIISAFGSTALAGYTIAIRIVIFTLMPAWGFSNAAATMVGQNLGANQPERAEKAVWRTGFFNMIFMGTVMIIFFLFGNNISSFFTNEKEVIDNASKCLNIFAIGYLFYAFGMVLVQSFNGAGDTKTPTIMNLFIYWVLQIPLAYTLAIHLGFGAEGAYYSIVISESVFSIVGYFLFKKGKWKTIKV, encoded by the coding sequence ATGAATTTTATCATAAAAAAAATATCATACGTAATTAATATATTTCGTTTAGCCCTTGCAGGTAACGATACAAATATTCTGCAGGGCAACATTAACCGCGCAATTATTCTGCTTGCCATTCCAATGACACTTGAAATGATAATGGAATCCATGTTCGCGATCGTGGATATTTTTTTTGTTAGCAAGATTGGTGTAAACGCGATTGCTGTTGTTGGGTTAACCGAATCAATGTTAACAATTACGTATTCGCTTGGCTGGGGCCTAGCAATGGGCACAACCGCAATGATTGCGCGTAGAGTGGGAGAAAACGATAACGATGGAGCATCCGTTGCAGCAGTACAGTCGATTTATCTTGCATTAATAATCTCTATACCAATAATGTTTACAGGCATTTTCTTTTCAGTCGATTTGTTAAGATTGATGGGCGCATCAGCAGATGTAATTGCACAGGGCTCAGCTTACACAAAACTTTCACTCACATTCAATCTTATTGTTATACTTTTATTTCTTATCAATGGTATTTTCCGCGGGGCAGGGGATGCAGCGCTTGCAATGAGATCGTTATGGGTTGCAAATACTTTAAATATAATACTTGACCCGCTTTTTATTTTTGGTATTGCATTCTTTCCGGAACTTGGTGTTAAAGGTGCCGCAGTCGCAACAATCATTGGAAGATCAACCGGAATACTTTACCAGCTTTATCATCTTAAGAAAGGGAAAGGATTAATAAAAGTTCACAAAGACAACTGGCAATTTAAACCAGAAGTTATTTTGAAACTTGTAAAACTCTCTGCGGGCGTTACAGCCCAATTTATCATAGGTTCTGCAAGCTGGATATTTTTAATGCGGATCATCTCCGCTTTTGGCAGTACAGCACTTGCGGGATATACAATTGCAATACGAATTGTGATTTTTACTTTAATGCCTGCCTGGGGGTTTTCAAACGCCGCCGCAACAATGGTTGGACAGAATCTCGGGGCCAATCAGCCAGAGCGTGCTGAAAAAGCTGTTTGGCGCACAGGTTTTTTTAATATGATTTTTATGGGAACTGTAATGATTATCTTTTTTCTTTTTGGTAATAACATTTCTTCTTTTTTTACAAACGAAAAAGAAGTAATAGATAATGCATCAAAATGTCTAAATATTTTTGCAATTGGTTATTTGTTTTACGCATTTGGAATGGTTTTAGTTCAATCGTTTAACGGTGCAGGCGATACAAAAACACCAACAATAATGAATCTATTTATTTATTGGGTGCTCCAGATTCCGCTTGCATATACGCTTGCAATACATCTTGGCTTTGGCGCAGAAGGAGCTTACTACTCAATTGTAATTTCAGAATCTGTTTTTTCTATAGTGGGCTATTTTTTATTTAAAAAAGGGAAGTGGAAAACAATTAAAGTATAA
- a CDS encoding cupin domain-containing protein, producing the protein MKRNKFIVSLMALAAAPTFLFSQIQKGLFKMGKGFKINAGEGRIHGHIKLKGVNSNILDVKVSGSDTNGELAIFEQTSLSQGRGTPLHIHNSQDEVFFVMEGAYYFQVGEKKHNLTVGDSIFLPRKVAHAWTQVSEKGKMTVILQPAGKLEDFFVTMSGLDHEPSQSEIAKMFADNDMQIVGPPLKLD; encoded by the coding sequence ATGAAAAGAAATAAATTTATTGTCTCACTTATGGCTTTAGCGGCAGCACCAACATTTTTGTTTTCACAAATTCAGAAAGGATTATTCAAAATGGGCAAAGGGTTTAAAATAAATGCCGGCGAAGGAAGAATACACGGGCATATAAAATTAAAAGGAGTAAACTCCAACATACTGGATGTTAAGGTATCCGGAAGCGATACAAATGGAGAACTTGCAATATTTGAACAAACTTCGCTCTCTCAAGGAAGAGGAACTCCATTGCACATTCACAATTCGCAGGATGAAGTTTTTTTTGTTATGGAAGGTGCATATTACTTTCAGGTTGGTGAAAAAAAACACAATTTGACAGTTGGTGACAGTATTTTTTTACCACGAAAAGTTGCCCATGCCTGGACGCAAGTTTCTGAAAAAGGTAAAATGACTGTGATTTTACAACCCGCCGGAAAGCTTGAAGACTTTTTTGTTACGATGTCTGGGCTTGATCATGAACCATCACAAAGTGAAATAGCAAAAATGTTTGCAGACAATGATATGCAGATTGTTGGCCCACCGCTTAAATTAGATTAA